A window of Apium graveolens cultivar Ventura chromosome 8, ASM990537v1, whole genome shotgun sequence contains these coding sequences:
- the LOC141680921 gene encoding peptidyl-prolyl cis-trans isomerase-like codes for MTGASSDPLFAEASHVPGFMCHGGDFTLNDGSKGESVYGSDKFLSENFVKKHTGPGTLSLVNTVKGVDGSQFFICTTKTDWLDRKHVAFGEVVQGMDVIKAMECVGLPDRSTTMLVTIVDCGQMNFDHPVENEEPY; via the exons ATGACAGGTGCATCATCAGATCCCCTGTTTGCTGAAGCAAGTCATGTGCCTG GATTCATGTGTCATGGAGGGGATTTCACTCTTAATGATGGAAGTAAAGGAGAGTCCGTTTATGGTTCTGACAAATTTCTTTCTGAGAATTTCGTAAAAAAACACACTGGTCCTGGAACTTTGTCTCTGGTGAATACTGTAAAGGGAGTTGATGGATCCCAGTTCTTCATTTGTACAACAAAGACAGATTGGTTGGACAGGAAACATGTTGCGTTTGGAGAAGTTGTACAAGGTATGGATGTTATCAAGGCCATGGAATGTGTTGGATTACCAGATCGATCGACTACTATGCTGGTGACAATTGTTGATTGTGGTCAGATGAATTTTGATCATCCTGTTGAAAACGAGGAGCCCTATTAA
- the LOC141679050 gene encoding cytochrome b5-like: MENKILSFADVSVHNSPKDCWVIINAKAYDVTKFLDDHPGGDEVLLQVAGEDGSEEFESAGHGSAARLMLDEYYVGEIDPLSSPVKKTATSTTVKRSTAAPKVPAKTDKQENKYFIRLLLVLAVLGMAIALGLYSSS, translated from the exons ATGGAGAACAAAATCCTAAGTTTTGCAGATGTTTCTGTGCACAACAGCCCAAAAGATTGTTGGGTTATTATTAATGCAAAG GCATACGATGTAACAAAATTCTTAGATGATCATCCTGGAGGTGATGAAGTTCTACTGCAGGTTGCAG GTGAAGATGGAAGCGAAGAATTTGAGAGTGCTGGTCATGGAAGTGCAGCAAGACTAATGTTAGATGAATATTACGTCGGAGAAATTGATCCCCTGTCATCTCCGGTAAAAAAGACTGCAACCTCGACAACAGTAAAACGAAGCACTGCAGCACCTAAAGTGCCTGCAAAAACCGATAAACAAGAGAACAAGTACTTCATTAGGCTTCTCCTAGTTCTTGCTGTGCTGGGAATGGCCATTGCCCTTGGTTTATATTCTTCGAGCTAG
- the LOC141677044 gene encoding uncharacterized protein LOC141677044 yields the protein MGFKVSVVAFLLVVLVFVDGVVVSGKGVEDEKNLLGRRHGPFGRGGGGGLGRGIYRKGFKHGRGGGFGGGGGLGGGAGGGLGGGGGLGGGAGGGLGGGGGLGGGGGLGGGAGGGLGGGAGGGLGGGAGGGLGGGGGLGGGAGGGLGGGGGLGGGAGGGLGGGGGLGGGAGGGAGGGLGGGGGLGGGAGGGGGLGGGAGGGLGGGAGGGLGGGAGGGGGAGGGGGLGGGAGAGGGFGGGAGGGAGGGLGGGAGGGGGLGGGAGAGFGGGAGAGGGAGGGLGGGGGFGGGGGGGVGGGAGGGFGFGAGAGVGGGLGGGGGGGGGGGGGGGGAGGGAGFGGGAGFGGGAGGGH from the exons ATGGGTTTTAAGGTTAGTGTTGTTGCGTTTTTATTGGTGGTTTTGGTTTTTGTTGATGGAGTTGTGGTGAGTGGCAAGGGAGTTGAAGATGAGAAGAATTTATTGGGACGTAGGCATGGGCCGTTTGGAAGAGGTGGTGGTGGAGGTTTAGGAAGGGGGATTTATCGAAAAGGTTTTAAGCATGGTAGAGGTGGGGGATTTGGAGGTGGTGGTGGACTTGGTGGAGGTGCTGGTGGAGGATTAGGTGGTGGTGGAGGTCTTGGTGGAGGTGCGGGTGGAGGTTTAGGTGGTGGTGGTGGACTAGGGGGAGGAGGAGGGCTTGGTGGAGGGGCGGGTGGAGGATTAGGTGGTGGTGCTGGTGGTGGACTAGGTGGAGGTGCAGGTGGTGGACTTGGTGGAGGTGGTGGACTAGGTGGAGGTGCAGGTGGTGGACTTGGTGGAG GTGGTGGACTAGGTGGAGGTGCAGGTGGTGGACTTGGTGGAGGTGGTGGACTAGGCGGAGGTGCAGGCGGGGGAGCTGGTGGTGGTCTTGGTGGAGGTGGTGGTCTTGGTGGAGGTGCAGGAGGTGGTGGGGGGCTTGGTGGAGGTGCAGGAGGTGGACTTGGTGGAGGTGCAGGAGGGGGACTAGGTGGAGGAGCAGGAGGTGGTGGTGGGGCAGGTGGAGGAGGAGGCTTAGGAGGTGGAGCTGGAGCAGGAGGAGGTTTTGGAGGGGGTGCTGGAGGTGGTGCAGGAGGGGGACTTGGCGGTGGAGCTGGAGGTGGGGGAGGATTAGGCGGTGGTGCAGGAGCTGGCTTTGGAGGCGGAGCAGGTGCAGGCGGTGGTGCAGGAGGAGGCTTAGGTGGTGGAGGTGGATTCggtggaggaggaggaggtggtgTTGGCGGTGGTGCAGGTGGGGGATTTGGGTTTGGAGCAGGTGCAGGCGTTGGTGGTGGTTTAGGTGGTGGAGGAGGTGGAGGTGGTGGCGGTGGTGGAGGCGGAGGAGGGGCAGGTGGTGGTGCAGGCTTCGGTGGTGGTGCTGGATTTGGAGGAGGGGCTGGTGGTGGTCATTGA